TCATGGCGTCACGCAGACGCACGTCCGGCGCTACGATAGCGTCGCCGCGAGCGAAGGATTGTTCGATCGCATCGGTAGGACGCGTCGACAGCAGACGGTACAGGTACAGCGGACCGCCGGCCTTCGGACCGGTACCCGACAGGCCTTCGCCACCGAATGGCTGCACGCCGACCACGGCACCGACGATGTTGCGGTTGACGTAGACGTTACCGGCGTTGACGTTGTCGATCACCTTGGCGATGGTTTCGTCGATGCGAGTGTGCACGCCGAGGGTCAGGCCGTAGCCGGATGCGTTGATCTGGCCGATCAGTTGGTCGATGTCTTTGCGCTTGTAGCGCACCACGTGCAGCACCGGGCCAAAGATCTCCCGTTGCAGCTCGTCGAAGCTTTCCAGCTCGATCAGGGTCGGCATCACGAAGGTGCCGCGTTTGACTTCTTCGCTGTTGGCGATCGCCACCTGGTACACGTTGCGACCTTTGTCGCGCATGGCCTGGATGTGTTTCTCGATGCCGGCCTTGGCTTCGGCGTCGATCACCGGGCCAATGTCCACGGACAGGCGCTCCGGGTTACCGAGACGGCATTCCGCCATGGCGCCCTTGAGCATTTCGATGACACGATCAGCGGAATCTTCCTGCAAGCACAGCACCCGCAGCGCCGAGCAGCGTTGACCGGCGCTGTCGAAGGCTGACGACACCACGTCGATAACGACTTGTTCGGTCAGTGCCGAGGAGTCGACGATCATCGCGTTCTGGCCGCCGGTTTCGGCGATCAGCGGGATCGGACGGCCCTGAGCATCCAGGCGACCGGCGATGTTGCGTTGCAGCAGGCGCGCGACTTCGGTGGAGCCGGTGAACATCACGCCTTTGACCCGATCGTCGCCGACCAGACGGGCGCCGACGGTTTCGCCACGGCCCGGCAGCAGTTGCAGCACGCCTTCCGGAATCCCGGCTTCGAGCAGCAGACGCACGGCTTGAGCGGCGACCAGCGGGGTTTGTTCGGCAGGCTTGGCCAGTACCGGATTGCCAGCGGCCAGTGCGGCAGCGACTTGGCCGCTGAAGATTGCCAGCGGGAAGTTCCACGGGCTGATGCACACCACTGGGCCCAACGGGCGGTGGGCGTCGTTGGTGAAATCGTTGCGCGCCTGCACCGCGTAATAACGCAGGAAGTCCACCGCTTCACGCACTTCGGCGATGGCGTTGGCGAATGTCTTGCCGGCTTCGCGAGCCAACAGGCCCATCAGCGGCTGGATCTCGCCTTCCATCAAATCGGCGGCACGTTCCAGAATCGCGGCGCGTTCGGCCGGCGGCGTGGCCTGCCAGATCGGCGCAGCATTCAAGGCGCATTGGATCGCGTTGTCGACGTCTTCGACGGTGGCTTCCTGCACATGGCCCACCACGTCACGCAGATCGGAAGGGTTCAGGACTGGCGCAGGGCTTTCAGTGCTGGAGGCGCAACCGAGCATCGGCGCGGCTTTCCAGTTGTTGTGCGCGGTGGCCAGCAGGGCGCACGACAGGGATGCCAAACGGTGTTCGTTGGCCATGTCGATGCCACTGGAGTTGGCGCGCTCGGCACCGTACAGGTCACGTGGCAGCGGGATGCGCGGGTGCGGCAGGCCGAAACCGCCTTCCAGCGTCGCCATCTGCTCGATGCTGGCCACCGGATCGGCCACCAGTTCCTGAATCGAAATCGACTGGTCGGCAATGCGGTTAACGAACGAGGTGTTCGCGCCGTTTTCCAGCAGACGACGCACCAGATACGCCAGCAGGGTTTCGTGGGTGCCGACCGGAGCGTACACGCGGCACGGACGGTTCAGCTTGCCTTCGGAGACTTTGCCTACAACCTGTTCGTAAAGCGGTTCACCCATGCCATGCAGGCACTGGAACTCGTACTGGCCGGGGTAATAGTTCTGGCCAGCGATGTGGTAAATGGCCGACAGCGTGTGGGCGTTGTGCGTGGCGAACTGCGGGTAGATGACTTCCGGCACCGACAGCAGTTTGCGCGCGCAGGCGATGTAGGACACGTCGGTGTACACCTTGCGGGTGTACACCGGATAGCCTTCCAGGCCTTCGACCTGGGCGCGTTTGATTTCGCTGTCCCAGTACGCGCCTTTCACCAGGCGGATCATCAGGCGATGACGGCTGCGGCGAGCCAGGTCGATCACATAGTCGATCACATAAGGGCAGCGCTTCTGGTAAGCCTGGATCACGAAGCCGATACCGTTCCAGCCGGTCAGTTGCGGCTCGAAGCACAGGCGCTCCAGCAGATCCAGCGACAACTCGAGGCGGTCGGCTTCTTCGGCGTCGATGTTCAGGCCGATATCGTATTGCTTGGCCAGCAGGGTCAGCGACAGCAGGCGCGGGTACAGCTCGTCCATCACGCGCTCGTACTGGGCGCGGCTGTAGCGCGGGTGCAAGGCGGACAGCTTGATCGAAATGCCCGGGCCTTCGTAAATCCCACGACCGTGGGAGGCTTTGCCGATCGCATGGATGGCTTGTTCGTACGAGGCCAGGTACTTCTGGGCGTCATGTTCGGTGAGGGCGGCTTCACCCAGCATGTCGTAGGAATAGCGGAAGCCTTTGGCTTCGAACTTGCTGGCGTTGGCCAGGGCTTCGGCGATGGTTTCGCCGGTGACGAACTGCTCGCCCATCAGGCGCATGGCCATGTCGACGCCCTTGCGGATCATCGGCTCGCCGCTCTTGCCGATGATGCGGCTCAGGGAGGAGGTCAGTCCGGCTTCATTGTGGGTGGCGACCAGTTTGCCGGTCAGCAACAGGCCCCAAGTGGCGGCGTTGACGAACAGCGACGGGCTGTTGCCCAGGTGTGGCTGCCAGTTGCCGGTGCTGATCTTGTCGCGGATCAGTGCGTCGCGGGTGCCTTTGTCCGGGATGCGCAGCAGCGCTTCGGCCAGGCACATCAGCGCCACGCCTTCCTGGGACGACAGGGAAAATTCCTGCAACAGGCCCTGAACAATCCCGGCACGGCCGCCGGCGCTCTTCTGATTGCGCAGTTTCTCGGCAATCGAGGCGGCGAGCTTGTTGGTGGCCTCGGCCATCGGTGCCGGCAGGCGCGCCTGCTCGATCAGCATCGGCACCACTTCGGGTTCCGGGCGACGGTAGGCGGCGGTGATCGAAGCGCGCAGTACCGATTGCGGCAGGATGCTTTCGGCGAATTCCAGGAAGCACTGGTGTGCGTGATCGACGTGGACCTCGCCGGCCTCGTCAACTTCCTTGCCGTTCAAACCATTCAGCTCGGACAGGGTTGCACCACCCTCGAGTTTTTCCAGGTAATTGAAAATTGCCTGCTTGATCAGCCAGTGCGGCGTGCGATCAATCGAGGTCGCGGCGGCCTTGAGGCGTTCGCGGGTCGGGTCGTCAAGTTTGACCCCAAGGGTGGTGGTAGCCATATTTTTATCCTCATGTTTGCCACGACCGCGTGGCATCAGCTGACGGCAAGATTAGCTGTGCGCTGGTTGAGGTGCAACCGGGTGCAACCCTTTTTTTGCCGGAATAATAAGCAGCTCGTCAGGAAATAAATTCTGGTACACCCGGACCGCTCCTGCTTGGTGCTTTTACTTCTAGCGCAATCCGGAAAACGCCCTAAAAAGGAGCAAAAACCGACTGTTTTCAGGTAAATCCGATTAGGTGCAACTTATTCGAACGAAACTGGTTGCACCTTATTTGCATTGTTGAATAGCATTCGCGGCCAAGGTGCAACCGGGTCAAAAAGATCGGTGCACCGGCTGATGGCTTTCCTGGGGAAACATCAGTCATAAATGCGCGGGCCCCGAATCGTCTGTCAAACGTCATCGTTTGCGAGCGGTTCACCAGCCGCCGCTACATAAAAACAATGCCAGGGCGTAACTCAATGAGCGTAAGCAATCCAACCCTGATCACGTTCGTGATCTACATCGCAGCAATGGTGCTGATCGGCTTCATGGCCTATCGCTCCACCAACAACCTTTCTGACTACATTCTGGGCGGCCGTAGCCTGGGCAGCGTCGTGACCGCACTCTCTGCCGGTGCTTCCGACATGAGCGGCTGGTTGTTGATGGGCCTGCCGGGCGCTATCTACATGTCCGGTCTTTCCGAAAGCTGGATCGCCATCGGCCTGATCGTCGGTGCTTACCTGAACTGGCTGTTCGTCGCCGGCCGTCTGCGTGTGCAGACCGAGCACAATGGCGATGCGCTGACCCTGCCGGACTACTTCTCCAGCCGTTTCGAAGACAAAAGCGGCCTGCTGCGGATCATCTCCGCGGTCGTGATCCTGGTGTTCTTCACCATCTACTGCGCTTCCGGCATCGTGGCCGGTGCCCGTCTGTTCGAAAGCACCTTCGGCATGTCCTACGAGACCGCGCTGTGGGCTGGTGCTGCGGCGACGATTGCCTACACCTTCGTTGGTGGTTTCCTGGCAGTGAGCTGGACCGACACCGTACAAGCCACGTTGATGATCTTCGCCCTGTTGCTGACGCCGATCATCGTGCTGTTGGCCACTGGCGGCATCGACACCACGTTCCTGGCCATTGAAGCGCAAGATCCAAGCAACTTCGACATGCTGAAAAACACCACCTTCATCGGCGTGATTTCGCTGATGGGCTGGGGTCTTGGCTACTTCGGCCAGCCGCACATCCTGGCGCGTTTCATGGCGGCGGATTCGGTCAAGTCGATCGCCAACGCTCGTCGCATCTCCATGACCTGGATGATCCTGTGCCTGGGCGGCACCGTCGCGGTAGGTTTCTTCGGCATCGCTTACTTCTCGGCAAACCCAGCCCTGGCCTTGCCGGTGAGCGAAAACCACGAGCGTGTGTTCATCGAACTGGCAAAAATCCTGTTCAATCCATGGGTTGCCGGTGTGTTGCTGTCGGCCATTCTGGCGGCGGTGATGAGTACCCTGAGCTGCCAACTGCTGGTGTGCTCGAGCGCCCTGACCGAAGATTTCTACAAAACCTTCCTGCGTAAAAGTGCTTCCCAGGTTGAGCTGGTCTGGGTCGGCCGTGCCATGGTGCTGCTGGTTGCGCTGATCGCTATCGCTCTGGCGGCTAACCCGCAAAACCGTGTACTGGGCCTGGTCAGCTACGCCTGGGCAGGTTTCGGTGCTGCGTTCGGTCCAGTTGTCCTGATCTCCGTGATCTGGAAAAACATGACCCGCAACGGCGCACTGGCCGGCATCCTGGTCGGCGCGACCACTGTGATCGTCTGGAAACACTTCGAACTGCTGGGCCTGTACGAAATCATCCCTGGTTTCATCTTCGCCAGCCTGGCGATCTACATCGTCAGCAAAATGGGCGCACCGACCAGCGGCATGCTTTCGCGCTTCGCTGCAGCCGAAAAGGATTTCCGCCTGAACCAGTGAGGGGGATGAGCTGATGCTCTGACCTTTCGCCGAACATGAAAACGGCCCGCTTCCTTTTGGAGGCGGGCCGTTTTTTTTGCGCTCCCACATTTGTTTGGAGGTGCTTCTGACAGGAATGTCTGTAGTGCTTTATCCAGTTTTTTGAAGGAAAAATCCCTAAAAAAGCAGGGTAAATCTGATTTCCTTGTCCCTCCATCAACACCCCTTGTCGCTCATGCAGAATCGCCCGCCTTCATTCTGCAGAGACACATCGGATGTTCGCGCCTGCCAATCAACCGCGTTTCACGTTGACCCTCGACGGCGTCCAGAATGAGCTCAAGGTGCTTGAGTTCACGGGCAAGGAAGCCATCAGCCAACCCTACCGTTTTGACCTGGAACTGGTCAGCGAGCGACCCGACATAGAGCTCGAAAGCCTGCTGCATCGTCAGGCGTTTCTGAGTTTCGATGCGCAAGGTTCCGGTATTCATGGTCAGATCTTTCGCGTCGGCCAAAGCGATTCCGGGCACCGTCTGACGGGTTACCAGATCAGTCTCGTACCGCGTCTGGCGTATCTCGACCGGCGTATCAATCAGCGGATCTTCCAGCACAAAAGTGTGCCGACGATCGTCACGCAAATCCTCAAGGACCACGGCATCCAGCGCGACGCCTTCGAGTTCCGGCTCGGCAGCGACTACCCCGATCGCGAGTACTGCGTGCAATACGCCGAAAGCGATCTGGCGTTCATCCAGCGCCTGTGTGCCGAGGTCGGCATTCACTATCACTTCCAGCACAGCCCCGACGGGCACCTGTTGGTGTTCGGCGATGACCAGACGGTTTTCCCCCGTCTGCCCGAGCCGACGCTGTACCTGCCGGGCAGCGGGATGGCTGCGGATGCGCCGGCGATCAAGCGTTTCAATGTACGGCTGGAAACCCGGACCACCGCAGTCACCCGTCGCGACTACGACTTCCAGAAACCGCGTTTGCAACTCGAAAGCCGCCTCGACAGCGAACAGCGGCCGGCGCTGGAGGACTACCACTTTCCCGGTCAATTCACCGACCGTGAACACGGCAAACACCTGACTCAGCGAGCGCTGGAGCGGCACAGCGCGGATTACCGTCAGGCCGAAGGTCGCGGCGATGAATCCGCATTGGTCAGCGGGCATTTCCTATACCTGGCCGAACACCCGCGTCAGGCGTGGAATGACCTGTGGTTGATCACCGAAATAGAACACCGCGGCCGTCAACCGCAGGTACTGGAGGAGTCAGCCACCAGCGACAGCCCGGATGATTTCCAGGGCTATCGCAATACGTTTCTGGCGACGCCGTGGGACGTTTCTTTTCGCCCACCGCTGGGCCCGGAAAAGCCACGGATGCTCGGCTATCAACCCGGCGTAGTCACCGGCCCGACGGACAGCGAAATCCATTGCGACGAGTACGGTCGGGTCAAGGTTCAGCTCGCCTGGGACCGTGACGGTCAGCTCAACGAACACTCCAGTTGTTGGCTACGCGTCGCCACTGGCTGGGCTCATGACCGTTACGGCAGCGTGATGATTCCGCGCGTCGGCATGGAAGTGCTGGTGGGGTTTATCGATGCCGATGCCGACAAGCCACTGGTGATGGGCTGCCTGCCCAACGCCGCGACGCCTGTGCCCCTCGATCTGCCGGCGGACAAGACCCGCAGTATTTTCCGCAGCCAAAGCAGTCCCGGTGGCGGCGGTTACAACGAATTGCGCATCGAGGATCGCAAAGGGGCCGAGGAAATCTACCTGCGCGCCCAGCGCAACTGGACTCAGCACGTCCTTAACGATCAACAGGTGCAGGTTGATAACCAGCGCAGCATCGTCGTCACCGGCACCGCCCGCCATGAGTTGAAGGCCGACGAAAAGCGCATCACCCATGGCCAGCGACAGACCGAAGTACGGTTGGACGATCACCTGGTGGTGGTCGGCGATCGGCACATTCGCGTGAGCAATCAAGCCCTCAATGCCAGTCAGCAATTCCACGTCAGCGCCGGCCAACAAGTGGTCATCGACGGCGGCGCCAGCGCGACCATTCAGGCGGGCGGGCAGTGGATCAACATCGGCCCCGGCGGGATTTTCAGCAGCGTGCCGATTCAGGTCGGTGGGGCACCGATGGCGGCCATGGCTTCCGCGCCGAGCTTGCCGGATATGCCGTTGAAACTTGCAGCAGCCCCTGCGGCGCTGCTCAGTGCCGCGCAGATTCTCAGCCTGCAAAGCGACGCGCCGTTCTGCGAAGAGTGTGAGCGCTGCAAGGGCGGTGTCTGTGCTGCCTGATGTTTTGTCGCCTCGCGCCTGGCTGGAGCGCCAGCCACTGCAACCGTCGGAGCAACTGTTCGCGATTTTCAGCAGCGCCAGTGCCGCCGAACCGTTCAAAACCTGGCAACGCTCGATCACTGCACAAGCGCCGAGCCCGATCTGGGCCGGCACTGCCTACGCCGAGTGGGAAGCGGTGATGCCCTATGTCGGAATCGTCACCGCTGACAGTGAGTTTCTGGACTGGGTAGCCGCCACTGAGTCCCGCGATTGGGGTTGGCTGGCGGTGTCTTGCGCCACTCAAGAGGCGTTGGTCGAGCATTTGCGCAGCCTCACACACGTTCTGATGCCCAACGGCAACGCGGTGTTTTTCCGCTATTGGGATGGACGCTATTTGCTGCCGATTCTGCAGTCTGCCGAGGTTAACGCTGCGCAACTGATGCCGGTGATCGGGCGTTGCCTGATCAATGGTCAGCCACTGGATATCGGTGGTAGTGCGCTGAAAACCGCCAGGGATTTCCCCTGGTGGGAAGTATCTGAATCGCTGCTCAACCACCTCGCCACCGAGTCCGCGACAACGCATATCAACAACCTGCTGAAGTGGTTGAGCGAGGACCGCCCTGATCTTTATGAGGCGTTCTCCGAAAGCGTGTTGCGGCACAAAGTCGTGAGCTTTCTTGAGATGCCAGACCTGCCTCAAGCGCCGAAATCAGCGTTGGTGGATTACCTGATGACGGAGCTGGACTGATGGATCAGATCGTACGGATCGAGCAGGAGCTCGACGGTTTCAAAGACACACTGGTTTTGTATCGCCAACAGCTTGGCAACTTCTTGAGCCGGAATGCGGACAAGGTCAGCCGGGCGATGGACATGCCTTCGCTGTTGGACATGGAGCGGGTGATAAAACTCGGCAATACCACGACTGCGGTGAGCAGTGGCGACGATGATTTTATCTCGGGTCTTGCGCAGTGTCCGGCTAGTGGAATTCTGCAGATCGAGAGCAAGTTCGAATCGGTCTACGACATTCCGTTGGGGAGCATTCAGGTCGATGTGATTGCCAATGATGGCGGCGAAAGTACACCTGTAACACTCGATGAAAACGGTCAGGGGCAGTTCAAAGGCACGCCCGGCAAGTTCTACCGCGTTCATGTCCACAGTGAAGTTACCCCGACTCAAATCGATGACCTTTTCTCCTCCTACGACGGCCTGACCCAGGAGCTGGAAAGCTGGCTGCGCAAGGAATGGGAAGGGTTCAAGCCACAGTGGTCGCAGCAATCGGCATCCGCTTCGTTGGCGGCGGTGGGCAACGGAGTGCTCGCGGGAGGTTGGGCGGCGATTCAGGCGGTTTGGGATGGCATGGGTGAACTCGCCGACATCCTGAAAGACCCCAACGCCTATGCCGAGAAGCTGGGTGAAAGCGCCGGCAGACTTGCCGATCTGGCCGTAACCGCTCCAGACAAGATGGAAAAGGCCATGTTGCTGGCCAGCGACGAGGCGGCGCTGTGCTTGCTGATGCGCACTGCGACCTTGTGGCTGGAAGCATTGCCACCTTCGCAACTGGCCGGGTCTTCGGCTGAAGCGATTTCCAAGGTCGTGGTTGGGTTGGTCATCGACCTGTTGATTGGTTTGGTACTGAGTGTGGTCGGGGTTGGCATTGCCTGGCTGACCGTGCGCCTGGCCAAGTACAGCGCACAGATTTTTCAGGCCGCCATGGGCTTCGTGAAGTCGATGGTTGCGATCATCAACAACTTCATGGAGTACGTTGATCGCTACAAAAAGGTCGCCGCGCGCGGTGTTGCGGCGGGCCTGAAAAAAGGCCGGATGCAACTGCGCTGGGATGCCAAACGCAACACCACGCTCAAGCAAAACGAACACCACGACGACTCCCCGGATCAGGCGAAAAACCCCAACGGCGACAGCGCCGACTCAGTCGACAAAACCGCGACCAACCAATGCCCGGTGTCGATGGTCACCGGCGAAGAACTGCTGACCCTCACCGACGGTGCGCTGGACGGCATCCTGCCGTTCGACTTCACCCGACTCTATCGCACCAGCGCCGCCGAGATCGACTGCGGCCTCGGCTTTGGCTGGAGCCATTCGCTCGCCCATCGGCTGGAAATCGACGGCGACCAGGTCATCTGGATCGACCACGAAAACCGCCGCACCACGTTTCCATTGCCGAGCAGCGAACGCCCGGCGATCCACAACAGCCTGTCGCGCGCGGCAATTTACCTGGGCAATGACCCCGAAGAACTGATCCTCGCCCAGGCCGGTGGCGACACGCGGTTCTACCACTTTCACAATGGTCGGCTGACGGCGATCAGCGACGCCTACGACAACCGCTTGCGCATCACCCGCGATCGTCAGGAGCGCATCCAGCGCGTCGACAACGGCGCCGGTCGTGCCTTGCTGTTGCGCTACGACCGTGCCCACCTGATCGCTGTCGACTACCAAAGTTTTCGCCAGGCCCAGATCCTCGCCGAGGCCTGGCACACCGAACAAACCTTGGTCAGTTACCACTACGACGAACGCGATCAACTGATCGAAGCGAGCAACGCCGCCGGCGAAAGCGAGCGTTACGACTACGACGATCAACATGTGATCCTGCAGCGGCAACTGGCCGGCGGCGCGAGTTTCTTCTGGGAGTGGGAACGGTCCGGCAAGACGGCGCGCTGCGTACGGCATTGGGCGTCGTTTGCGCAGATGGACACGCGCTATGTCTGGGATGACCAGGGCCGCGTCACCGTCCGGAACATCGATGGCAGCGAAGAGGTTTACGTCCACGACGACCGGGCGCGGCTGGTGCGCCGGGTTGGGCTGGATGGCGGCGAACAGCTCAAGGCCTACGACGAGCAGGGCCGAATGGTGGCCGAGCAGGATCCGTTGGGGGCCGTCACCGAATACCGTTATGACGACGTCGGACGGTTGGTGGCGCTGATTCCACCGCAAGACGAACCGACGTCCTACGAGTATCGCAACGGTTTCCTGCATGCGCGCTATCGCGGTAAGGCGGTGTGGAAATACCGGCGCAATGCTCAGGGCGATGTCACCGAGGCGACCGATCCGGACGGTCAGGTCACCCATTACCACTACGACGACTACGGTCAGTTGCTGTCGATCCGTTACCCGGACACCAGCCGGCATGTGTTTGTCTGGAATGCCTTGGGCCAGTTGCTTGAGGAAACACTGCCGGACGGTGGGCAGCGAACGTTTTCCTACGATGCGCTGGGACGGCAGACGACTCGTCAGGACGAACACGGTGCGCTCACTCAGTACCAATGGGACGCCGTTGGCCGACTGACCCAGACGACGTTGCCGACCGGTGCCACTCGCGCCTTCAGCTACAACGCCTACGGCAAGATCACCGCCGAACGCGACGAACTGGGCCGCGTCACCCGCTACGAATACGTCGACGATCTGCACCTGGTCAGCCGCCGGATCAATGCCGACGGCACCCAGCTCAAGTATCGCTACGACAACGCGCAGCTGTTGCTCACGGAAATCGAGAATGAATCCGGCGAAACATATCGGCTGGACTACACGCCCGGCGGATTGATCCGACAGGAAACCGGATTCGATGGACGGCGAACGGCGTACGTTTACGACCTCAACGGCCATTTGCTGGAGAAAACCGAATTCGGCGATGACGGCTCGCAGCTGATCACCGGGTACGAGCGGGATGCGGAAGGGCGGCTGTTAGTCAAAACCTTGCCCGACGGCATCCAGGTCGAATACCGCTACGACAGCCTCGGCCGATTGGTCAGCGTCGACGACGGCCACGACCATCCGCTGGAATTCGAATACGACCAGCAGGACCGGCTGATCACCGAGCATCAGGGCTGGGGCACGCTGCGTTATGGCTACGACGCCTGCGGCCAACTTAACCGCCTGCGCCTGCCGGATGGCAGCAAGCTCGACTACCACCACGCCAAGGGTGGCGCGCTGACGGACATCGACCTCAACGGCGCACGGCTTACAGATCACACGTACAAGTCGGGTCGAGAAGTACAGCGCCAGCAAGGCCTGCTGCTCAGCGAATATGCCTACGACGACCAGGGCCGGCTAAAGGCCCACGCCGTCAGCCAACAGCAAAAAAGCCTGTACCGCCGCGACTATGCCTACAGCCTCAACGGCAATCTCGACCACATCGCCGACACCCGCCACGGCCAGCGCAGTTACCAGTACGACCCGCTGAACCGGCTGACCCGCGTCCGCCACACCCGCGACGACCCACCGGAAAGCTTCGCCCACGACCCCGCCGGCAACCTGCTGATGCAGGACCGCCCCGGCCCGACGACCGTCAAAGGCAATCGCCTGCTGATGCAAGGCGACCGTCATTACGACTACGACGCCTTCGGCAACCTGATCCGCGAACGCCGTGGCACCGGGCAGAAACTGGTCACCGAATACCGCTACGACTGCCAGCATCGGCTGGTCGGCGTCACGTTGCCGGATGGAAGTTGCGCGAGCTATCGCTACGATGCCTTCGGTCGCCGCATCGCCAAAACCGTCGACGGCCAAACTACCGAGTTCTTCTGGCAGGGCGACCAAGTCGTCGCTGAAAGCAGCAAAGAGCACTACCGCAGCTACGTCTACGAGCCGGGCAACTTCCGCCCGTTGGCCATGCTCGACGGCAAAGGCCCGAAAAAGGCCTGCCCGTTCTACTACCAGCTCGATCACCTGGGCACACCGCAGGAACTGACGGATTTTGGCGGCGAGATTGTCTGGTCGGCGAAGTACAACGCCTACGGCAAAGTCACTCACCAGACGTTCGGCGGGGGCGAGCAACTTGAACAACCGTTACGGTTTCAGGGCCAATACTTCGACGCCGAGAGCGGTCTGCACTACAACCGGCATCGATACTATGATCCAGAGGTTGGTCGGTATCTGACACCGGATCCGATCAAGTTGGCGGGTGGGCTGAACCAGTACCAGTACACGCCGAATCCGACGGGGTGGGTTGATCCGTTGGGGTTGAGCGGGAATTGTCCGCCGCCGAATAAGCCTGGGTGTGGGGCGCCGGATGATACGACTGGCGCTAGGGTGGATGAGGGTGAACCGCAACTTCCGAAGCTGACGGGTGAGCAGCGGCGGGCGCGGATTGATGAGCTGGCTGAGGCGAATGCGAAGCGGCGTGTTGAAGAAATGGAAGCAAAATATGATATGCACACAGTCAAAAAACACAGCTCAGAAATATCTGACCAAGCGCTCAATCAACGAGCAGTTAATGGGGCCGA
The Pseudomonas sp. GR 6-02 genome window above contains:
- a CDS encoding RHS repeat-associated core domain-containing protein; this translates as MDQIVRIEQELDGFKDTLVLYRQQLGNFLSRNADKVSRAMDMPSLLDMERVIKLGNTTTAVSSGDDDFISGLAQCPASGILQIESKFESVYDIPLGSIQVDVIANDGGESTPVTLDENGQGQFKGTPGKFYRVHVHSEVTPTQIDDLFSSYDGLTQELESWLRKEWEGFKPQWSQQSASASLAAVGNGVLAGGWAAIQAVWDGMGELADILKDPNAYAEKLGESAGRLADLAVTAPDKMEKAMLLASDEAALCLLMRTATLWLEALPPSQLAGSSAEAISKVVVGLVIDLLIGLVLSVVGVGIAWLTVRLAKYSAQIFQAAMGFVKSMVAIINNFMEYVDRYKKVAARGVAAGLKKGRMQLRWDAKRNTTLKQNEHHDDSPDQAKNPNGDSADSVDKTATNQCPVSMVTGEELLTLTDGALDGILPFDFTRLYRTSAAEIDCGLGFGWSHSLAHRLEIDGDQVIWIDHENRRTTFPLPSSERPAIHNSLSRAAIYLGNDPEELILAQAGGDTRFYHFHNGRLTAISDAYDNRLRITRDRQERIQRVDNGAGRALLLRYDRAHLIAVDYQSFRQAQILAEAWHTEQTLVSYHYDERDQLIEASNAAGESERYDYDDQHVILQRQLAGGASFFWEWERSGKTARCVRHWASFAQMDTRYVWDDQGRVTVRNIDGSEEVYVHDDRARLVRRVGLDGGEQLKAYDEQGRMVAEQDPLGAVTEYRYDDVGRLVALIPPQDEPTSYEYRNGFLHARYRGKAVWKYRRNAQGDVTEATDPDGQVTHYHYDDYGQLLSIRYPDTSRHVFVWNALGQLLEETLPDGGQRTFSYDALGRQTTRQDEHGALTQYQWDAVGRLTQTTLPTGATRAFSYNAYGKITAERDELGRVTRYEYVDDLHLVSRRINADGTQLKYRYDNAQLLLTEIENESGETYRLDYTPGGLIRQETGFDGRRTAYVYDLNGHLLEKTEFGDDGSQLITGYERDAEGRLLVKTLPDGIQVEYRYDSLGRLVSVDDGHDHPLEFEYDQQDRLITEHQGWGTLRYGYDACGQLNRLRLPDGSKLDYHHAKGGALTDIDLNGARLTDHTYKSGREVQRQQGLLLSEYAYDDQGRLKAHAVSQQQKSLYRRDYAYSLNGNLDHIADTRHGQRSYQYDPLNRLTRVRHTRDDPPESFAHDPAGNLLMQDRPGPTTVKGNRLLMQGDRHYDYDAFGNLIRERRGTGQKLVTEYRYDCQHRLVGVTLPDGSCASYRYDAFGRRIAKTVDGQTTEFFWQGDQVVAESSKEHYRSYVYEPGNFRPLAMLDGKGPKKACPFYYQLDHLGTPQELTDFGGEIVWSAKYNAYGKVTHQTFGGGEQLEQPLRFQGQYFDAESGLHYNRHRYYDPEVGRYLTPDPIKLAGGLNQYQYTPNPTGWVDPLGLSGNCPPPNKPGCGAPDDTTGARVDEGEPQLPKLTGEQRRARIDELAEANAKRRVEEMEAKYDMHTVKKHSSEISDQALNQRAVNGADPHTGEVPKGARGNLSSQFRNWRMHLGALNKAMTREALGLSPHTGKDQNKNPIVRMELPGAGRGYKPNKKDARNPTLNEDLNWFEVKFDKDNVLRPFTAFPSERK